GATCGTTTCGAATCCGTACCCCGATCCGAAGCAACAGGACGGGAAGCTTGCAGTTGTTGACCTCAAACCGAAAGGGAAGTTGAACACTCCTGTCACGCTTGCCGCAGTGAAAGCGCGGAAGGAGTTCGCACAATTCGAGCTTGTGCGCATGTCACGGCTCTCCGTCATGCCCGTTCCTGCCGCGTTGTGGAAAAGCCTTCTCACAATGTCGAAATAACATTTCGATGGAAATTGTTTACGGCATTCTGAAGATTGCCTCTGTGTTCGCGCTGGTGTTCCTCAACGGCTTTTTCGTTGCCGCCGAGTTTGCCATTGTCAAAGTTCGCATGACCCAAATTGAACCTCTCATCAAGAGTGGTTTGAAGCGGGCCAGGCTTGCCCAGCAAGTTATTACGCATCTTGACGCATATCTCTCCGCGACGCAACTCGGCATTACACTGACAAGCCTCGGACTCGGGTGGCTCGGCGAACCGTTCGTTGCCCACATGCTTCAGCCGTTGTTTGTGCTCGCCGGCATCACGAACCCGACAGCGGTCGCGGCGGTGTCCTTCGGCGTTGCGTTTAGCATCATCACGTTCCTCCATATCGTTCTCGGCGAGTTGGCGCCGAAATCGCTCGCTATTCAGCGGGCGCAGAAGGTAACATTGGGAGTTGCCGCGCCGCTTCACCTGTTCTTTGTCGTTTTCAAACCGGCAATCTGGCTTCTTAACGGAACCGCAAACTACTTTCTGCGGGCAGTCGGCATCGAGCCCGTCGGCGAAAGCGATTTGGCGCATTCGGAAGAAGAGTTGCGCATTCTGCTCAGTCAAGGGAAGACGATTTCAACGACAAGCCGGAGCATTCTTCTTCGCGCAATGGAACTGCGTGACCGGACGGTCCGTGAGGTGATGGTACCCCGAACGCAAATCGTCTATCTCTCAACAGACAAATCGCCCGACGAGAGCTTGAAGATCGCCCTCGAAAGTCAATTCACACGCTACCCGCTGTGTGAGAACGACCTTGATAATGTTCTGGGGATGATCCACCTGAAAGATCTGTTCAGGATGAAGGCACAGCAGGTCGGGCCTTCCGTACCCGGCGGGCGCGGGGCGCAACTGTTGAGTATCAAGCGTGAGCTGTTGTTCGTTCCCGAAACCACTCCGCTCGAAAAAATGCTGAATACCTTCCTGACAAAAAGAGTGTTGATGGCAATCGTCGTGGATGAGTACGGCGGCACAGCGGGATTGATTACGCTGGAGAATGTGTTAGAAGAACTTGTCGGAGAAATCCGTGACGAGTTCGACGTTGAGCCGCTGATGGTGCAAAAAGTGAACGAAGGAGAATATACAATCGACGGCACGATGCCGCTTCATGATTTTGCACGCATGTTCGAAGTCGTGCCCGATACCAAGGATGTCGTGACGGTGAGCGGATATGTCGTTCATCTGCTCGGCCGTGTTCCCGAAAAGGGGGCAACACTGCGGATCGATCAGTGGAACGGAACTATCGAGAGCGTTGACAAGAAGAAAGTTAAGCAACTCCGCATTCGCAAAGCGTAGACCCCGCAAACTCTATGAACTCTACAAACTCTACAAACTCTACGAACTCTACGAACTCGGAACTCTTTCGGGTCACACTCTTCTTCCTTCTCACCTTTCTCGTCGTTCCCCCACTTGCCGCGCAATACTACGAGCGCTCACCGGCGGGAAGTTCAAATCGCTTTGTGCATTTAGGCTACCTGCAGCGAACGTTCGAGCCACGTTACTCGAATACATCGCCCGATTCCCTCATCATCAACTACCGCCGAGTCATGCCGACAATCGGATTCCGGGAGGGGATGGTTGACGTGACGTTCGGCTATACGCGCTTCACACTTCGCGGGGTTGATAAAACGGCAGTGCACGCCGCCATAACAGTCGGCAATGAATTCCCCCTGACCTTCTCGCCGACGCACGGAGTGTTTCTCCCCCTCATGATCTCAACAGATTACACACGCAGCGACAACACCGGCACCGACAAGGAGAATTTCAACATCGGCAGTTTAGGTATCGGGGCGGGATTGAAGTACAGGTTCCGTCAGCCGCGGTTTGAGTTCTCCATTCACGCAACCGAAGCGGTACACTGGAGCTTTGAAGGCTTCAACACCGGAACGGGATTCTCAGCCGCGACAACCGGTGAAGTATTGTTTGTGTTCCGCAATGCCGTTCTGTTCGAGGGCATCACACTCGGCTATCGTTTTCGCTATCAAACGTGGAACATGAACAACGCGGCATTCGACTACAAGGCGCTATCCCACGGTGCATTTCTGGGCGTGATGTTTTGAGTACTATCTCCTGCTGATTCCGCGGCTGTGGGGGAACCCATCCTCTTGCTTCTTGTTACCAATTACTATCAGCTCAGAAACAACTCAGAGTTGAAGAATCACTTTTTCGTTTCTTCCCATAGCTCTTTTGGCTTGCTCATGTCCCTCAGCCCCCTCTCCACATCCCGCCCCGTTACCGTGCCGTTCGTTTTCTCCACGTCCCCGCCGAAGTATTGACATTCTCCGCCCGGATGCGTTTCTTGTCGGCATCCTGATTCCCTTCTCTTCATTTGGTTGAGGGCCTATGCCGCGACGACGAACACTCCTTCTGTGGACTTTCAGCATTCCCCTGATTGGACTCATTGCGTATCTCGCCACACGATCAGCAGATACATCTCCTCCCGAACGCGCCAACGCGGTGAGTGAAGTTGATGGCGATGTCCGGTTTCCCGTCACGGTTGCTGTAGCGGAGCGGGGAGTGCTTGCAAAGAGCATTGGCGCCAATGGCATACTGCGCGCACGGCGCGAGGTGGAATTGCTTGCGCGTGTTGGCGGTGATGTTGTTGGCGTGTATGCACAGAACGGCAAGCACGTCGGCAAAGGTGATCTGTTAGTGAAGTTGGATGATCGCGAGTCCCGTCTTGCGTATGAGAAGGCCTCGACAGCGCTGCTTGCCGCGCAGATTGAGTACCGGGCACTCAGCACGTCCGAGTTTCTTGCCGGACCCGATTCGGCGCGTGTGCAGGAGGAGCTTACCCGCGTGCGTCAGCGGCTTGCGGATGCGGAGAGCGCCTACCGGACAAAGAAGATAGACGAGGCTGCACTGGCGCGAGCACGGCGCGAATACGAAGCCGCGAACGCCTATCTGCTCGTTGACCGCGGCGACATTATTGCCAACAAAAGCGGACTCGCGGCGACGCAGGAAGCCTACACCCGCGCAAAGTTGGATTTGGAGGCAACCGAACTCCGTGCCCCGTTTGCAGGTTACGTCGGCAATCTCGACCTCACCGTTGGCAAGCGCGTACAGGCGGGGACAGCAATCTGCAATGTCGTTGACCTCTCGACTCTGCTTGTGGATGTTGATGTGATTGAGAGCGAAGCGCCGCGTGTGCAGCCGGGACAACGCGCCGAGCTGACCGTTGCCGCGCTGCCGGGCAAAACCTTCACGGGCAAAGTCATAACCCGCAACCCGATGATTGATCCCAAAACCAAAACTCTTAAAGTAACGATTGAACTGACCAACCTTCCCACCTCCAACTCGCTGATGCCGGGGATGTACGCAACAGTGAGAATCCAAACCGAAATCTTTGCCAGCCGACTGCTTGTACCGAAGGCTGCGCTGCTTGTGCGCGACCAGCGCACGCTCGTGTTTGTGGCACAGCAAGGACTTGCCAAGTGGCACTACGTTGATGTTGAAGATGAGAATGAACGCTACATTGCCATCCGCTCAGGTATCGAGACGGGCGACACGGTGATTGTGGACGGACACTACACACTGGCGCATGATGCAAGGATACGCGTAACAAAATAGACCTTGAAACATTAAGTCCCCTCTGCGGGAGGGTATGTGCGCGAGGGAGAGGGGTGTCCGAACGCAGTGAGGACGGGGTGTGAAAAAGACAACGACTCCGATAACCACGGTCGACATATTTCAAACACTTTTCTTGTCCCTAACTTGGAGGTATATCCCATGTCAATAGACACCTCACTACTCAAAACCTGGATACGCGAAAACCCGGAGAAGGCGTGCAGCGCAAAGGTTGTGGCGGCACATCATGGGTTGCTCATTGATTCCGCGCGAAAGGAATTTCATCGAAAGGAGAGGATGACACTCGGGCAATTTGTTTCCGATGTGCGACTGGAGTTTGTACAGCAGCAGCTTCAGACAACAGAGAAGGCCTGTTTTGAGATTGCGAGTGAACTTCGATTGCGAGATGATGTTCTTGCTCGCTGGTTTAAGCAACGGACCGGTATGACGATGGAAGAATTCCGACGCAAGAATGGGAAAACCCAAAGCCAACGGGGGGGGGTAAACCTAAGCGACGATAACGTCATGTCCGAAATTGCAAACCATTATTGCAAACCGAAATTGCAAAGAGAATTTGCTTGACGATCAGATAGGGAGACACTGTATTCATCTCCGAATTCACATTATCCACTTCTTCAAAAAACGTTGGAGGCATCATGAAAAGAGCATTGTATTCACTCTCGGTGGTGGTTGTGCTTGCTCTCGAGATTGTTTTCTTCACTCAGCAAGCGAAAGCGGCATGTGCCAGTGCAGATTGCGGTGGTGGAGCATCGGTGCAATGTTGTGGCTACACTTGCACGTCAGGTCCCAGTTCGTGTCAATGTGTAGGGCCAAACGGAGAACCTCAATCGTCTGGTGCTTGCGCCGGATCATGACCGCAACAAGTGTGACTCGTAATCTGTTCATCGTTGCATTGTGTCATTCGGTGGTGGTGCTTCCGCACTACGCACAGGAAGCACCACTGGATGTAACGCAGGAACTGCAACTTGTCCAAGAAATAGAAGCTCCGCCGAATGCACCCAACCACCTATGGGCATGGGTACAATCAATGGGTCTAGACGAGAGCGAAACAAGATTGGTGTTATTTGACAGTCGCATGACGCGCATCAGTGTCCTCGACCTACGTAACTTTGAGCTTTTAGCGACGTGGGGCAAACAGGGGAGAGGGCCGGGAGAGCTTGCAAACTATTCTGCTTGGGTGACCATGAAGAAAGGGAAAGTTGTGTTCTGCCAAGACTTCAAGGTTTCCTATTTTTCTGTAGACGGAAGATTCTTGGACAAGGATGTTCCCTTGCTGGGACGTGCCGGTTGGTACTCACTTTCCACGCATCAATCTGTAGGGGTCGATAGCAGTGGAAGTCTTTACTATCTTGCCGGTCAAAATGCGGCCAATTGGGAAATCCGTTGCAGAGCAATTGATGGGCATGACCGAGTCGTCTTTTCGCGAACCGCTGCACGCCTGTTTCAAATACCGGACAAGGGCGGTATCTCGTTTGGAACACATCCTGATGGGTCCTGTGTGGTTTCATTCGGTCACAAGCCACTCCTGATAAAGTTCGATACGCACGGAAACGTCGAATGGGTTCGCGAGTTCCTTAAGGATCTCTCTTCCGGAGTGGCAAACCAGATAATGGATCAATATGAAAAGATCATAAAGAAGAACTTGCCCTATCCGTGGTCGGCATTTTGGTTGGACAGCACTTACACGGTGCTTACGCTACCATTAGATTGGACAAAGGAACGTATCGGCAAACCTAGTATCCTATATTTCTTTTTTAACAGTAAGACAGGAAGGCTTATGAAAGTGTCCTATCCGAGTCAAAACGTGGTGGAGCGCCCAAGCAAGGGAGAAAACGATGTTGGGACACATACGCTGTACGCGCCATGGGCAGTAGCCCATTCGCGCGGATACCTCTACGCCTTTTGCTACAACAACTCACGTCTGGTGAAGTACAAGTTACTGTGGAGCGAACCCAAATAAAGTTCAAGGCATGAAACGCTTTTTGAAATCAGCCTGCTTCTTCTCTTGCTGGGGAATGGCATTTTCTTGTACATGACGTGGAGGAGTCAACGGACCCCATCTGTGCAGCCATCCGGTACGAGCGACATTCCTACATATGAAAAGGAACTTACTGCAACAGTGTTATCCTTAGCCAAACGTCCATTGACAATTGAGATCCTAGTTCGGAAGGATCACTGTGGCAGTTGCGTTGAGCAAGCCTTGATGTATTGCCTGATGCTCGCGGGTCGGGTTCCCATTGTCGTAGCGTATTATTCACCGTCGCCATCACAGCGAGAGGGTGAGAGATTTGCGCAACAGTTTGGTATTCCTGAGAGTTTGGTTGTTCGCCATCTGACAATTTCCCCAACAGATTCACTGCTGTGGTCCGGGAACGGACCTACGGCGGTAGTGAGAGATACGCAGAACGGGACTCGCTATTTGATACATGTCAGCACCTCATCAGATCGTGCTCGAACAGAGACGTTCTACAAAACGCTGCTTCATGCAATAAGCATTCGGAGTCCTCAACAATAGCAGTTGACCCCCGCGCTGTCGAGCAGCCACTTTTTACTTTGCATCCGCAATCCATCAAGTGATATTCACCCCCCTTTTTCGTTTCTTCCCGTATCATCCTTGGCTTGTTCATGTCCCTAAGTTCGCTCTCCACATCCCGCCCCGTTACCGTACTGATGTTCTACATCGGCGTGGTGATGCTTGGTGCGATTGCGTTCTTCCTGTCCTAGGTTTGCGTCTACCGCGAATACGGTATTGACAATCCGTTGTCTTTTCCGCAACTTGACGGCGTGAAACGTTCGCCTCCCAAACGCGTCGGCAATCCATGGTACAACGACGCACACTCATTCTTCTTGCCTCCGGTACCAACCTTCCCACCTCCAACTCGCTGATGCCCGGGATGTATGCAACAGTGAGAATCCAAACCGAAATCTTTGCCAACCGCCTGCTTGTGCCGAAGGCAGCGCTGCTTGTGCGCGACCAACGGACACTCGTATTCACAGCGCAGCAGGGCCTTGCCAAGTGGCACTATGTTGATGTCGAAGATGAGAACGAACGCTTCATTGCCATCCGCTCGGGCATCACACCGGGCGACACGGTGATTGTTGACGGGCACTACACATTAGCACATGATGCGAGGATACGCGTAACACCATAGTCTGAAATAATTCCCACGAGACGTGGACGAGAAGTCCCATCTTTTCAGGCGAGAGCGCCGAGATTGTTTCCGATACGAAACTGTTCATCAATGAATGCGAGTTTTCGTCCACGTCTCTAGCTGGAGGTATATCCCATGTCAATAGACACCTCACTACTCAAAACCTGGATACGCGAAAACCCGGAGAAGGCGCCGAGCGCGAAGATTGTGGCAGTTCATCACGGATTCCCGATTGATTCCGTCCGCAAGGAATTTCATCGAAAGGAAGGAATGACGCTCGGGCGATTCATCGCTGACACTCGATTGGAGTTTGTGCAGAAAGTGCTGCTTACGACAGAGAAGACCTGTTTCGAGATTGCGAGTGAACTTCAATTGCGTGAAGATGTTCTCGCCCGGTGGTACAAGCAACGGACCGGGATAACGATGGAGGGATTTCGGCGCAAGAATGGGACAACCCAAACCCAACGGGGGGGGGTAAACCCAAGCGACGATAACGTCATGTCCGAAATTGCAAACCATTATTGCAAACCGAAATTGCAAAGAGAATTTGCTTGACTTCGCTCTTCGAGGAGACTATCTTTAGCGCGCAAGCCATCAGTCAACAACCACATAGACTCTTCACAGGAGGCAAAGATGAAAAAGACCAATCGAATACTACTGCTCACCTTTCTGCTTGCAATGGCTGCGGAAGTGTTTTTCATTACCACCGCGCATAAGGTCGAGGCACAACCTGAAATGAACGGCCATATGCGAAACTGCGTTATTCTCGACTCTCTGTTTTATGCGTGCGCCAAACCCGGCAACGAATGTCTCTCCGGGGTTACTTGTGACGGTCAAGTTGGTGACTAAGAATGCACAAAACACTCCTTGCCCTTAAGTATTTATTTTGCCTCTGCTTGGCCTACGGATGTTCGCAAGAGGCGAAAACTCCGCATCCGCCACTTGAGAGGGGCGTAGAGGAGCGTATTAAGAGTGCGAACGGGTTTGAGGATCTTTTCGAAGTTGTATCAACTTTGGAATTATCAACGCCAGCCGGCATGGTGGTGGGGTTTGTTGACGTGATGGCTGAGGATTCTCACGGGCGACTGTACCTTCGAGATCGAACTGCGCGGCTTGTGTACCTGTTTGATGAGAACGGTAGGTTCGTGAAGCAAGTAGGAGGCCGCGGGAAAGGAGAAGGGGAGTATGAAAGCACGGGGGCTCTCCTCTTCGATGACGAAAGC
This Bacteroidota bacterium DNA region includes the following protein-coding sequences:
- a CDS encoding EVE domain-containing protein; the encoded protein is MAFWLLKTEPSTYSYADLERDVKTTWDGVSNNLALKHIRSMKKGDLAFIYHSGGEKAVVGIAEIVSNPYPDPKQQDGKLAVVDLKPKGKLNTPVTLAAVKARKEFAQFELVRMSRLSVMPVPAALWKSLLTMSK
- a CDS encoding HlyC/CorC family transporter — protein: MEIVYGILKIASVFALVFLNGFFVAAEFAIVKVRMTQIEPLIKSGLKRARLAQQVITHLDAYLSATQLGITLTSLGLGWLGEPFVAHMLQPLFVLAGITNPTAVAAVSFGVAFSIITFLHIVLGELAPKSLAIQRAQKVTLGVAAPLHLFFVVFKPAIWLLNGTANYFLRAVGIEPVGESDLAHSEEELRILLSQGKTISTTSRSILLRAMELRDRTVREVMVPRTQIVYLSTDKSPDESLKIALESQFTRYPLCENDLDNVLGMIHLKDLFRMKAQQVGPSVPGGRGAQLLSIKRELLFVPETTPLEKMLNTFLTKRVLMAIVVDEYGGTAGLITLENVLEELVGEIRDEFDVEPLMVQKVNEGEYTIDGTMPLHDFARMFEVVPDTKDVVTVSGYVVHLLGRVPEKGATLRIDQWNGTIESVDKKKVKQLRIRKA
- a CDS encoding efflux RND transporter periplasmic adaptor subunit; this translates as MPRRRTLLLWTFSIPLIGLIAYLATRSADTSPPERANAVSEVDGDVRFPVTVAVAERGVLAKSIGANGILRARREVELLARVGGDVVGVYAQNGKHVGKGDLLVKLDDRESRLAYEKASTALLAAQIEYRALSTSEFLAGPDSARVQEELTRVRQRLADAESAYRTKKIDEAALARARREYEAANAYLLVDRGDIIANKSGLAATQEAYTRAKLDLEATELRAPFAGYVGNLDLTVGKRVQAGTAICNVVDLSTLLVDVDVIESEAPRVQPGQRAELTVAALPGKTFTGKVITRNPMIDPKTKTLKVTIELTNLPTSNSLMPGMYATVRIQTEIFASRLLVPKAALLVRDQRTLVFVAQQGLAKWHYVDVEDENERYIAIRSGIETGDTVIVDGHYTLAHDARIRVTK
- a CDS encoding efflux RND transporter periplasmic adaptor subunit, with protein sequence MVQRRTLILLASGTNLPTSNSLMPGMYATVRIQTEIFANRLLVPKAALLVRDQRTLVFTAQQGLAKWHYVDVEDENERFIAIRSGITPGDTVIVDGHYTLAHDARIRVTP
- a CDS encoding helix-turn-helix transcriptional regulator: MSIDTSLLKTWIRENPEKAPSAKIVAVHHGFPIDSVRKEFHRKEGMTLGRFIADTRLEFVQKVLLTTEKTCFEIASELQLREDVLARWYKQRTGITMEGFRRKNGTTQTQRGGVNPSDDNVMSEIANHYCKPKLQREFA